A single region of the Dehalococcoides mccartyi genome encodes:
- the argS gene encoding arginine--tRNA ligase, with product MNSILAIKNIIIESLSQALEKARQEGQIPALSVDISIEHPQKTNYGDYATSLPLRLAKATGKRPMELAEILAGYIEPGEGISKVSVAPPGFINFTFSKEWLCNLVKTILSEAESYGNINMGGGSRVQIEFVSANPTGPIHIGHGRGAVLGSTLSNVLKAAGYYVEEEFYINDAGSQIDAFKRTLFARYQQALGKDAAVPQDGYHGQYMVELAAEMVAKYGDKYLQMPLEIAQNDLGEIGMARMLCLISDDLKSLKVDFDVWFSERSLYSGGQYKTAMDILSANNYIAERDNATWFSSTLLGDSKDNVIVRSDGTPTYFASDIAYHYNKFIERKFDRVINIWGADHQGHVSRMKAMLSALGINPERLTTLLFQMITLKRGGELVRLSKRTGEMISLSEVIEEVGADACRFFFLSRSTESQMDFDLELAKKESAENPVYYVQYAHARICSILSLAKEKGISYSGGDTALLGEEAELELIRKMAELPEIVETVARTLEPHHLTYYAQELANAFHQFYKDCRVISDNTELSSARLKLVDASRIVLARTLHLMGMTSPQSM from the coding sequence TTGAACAGTATCTTAGCTATCAAAAATATTATTATAGAGTCTCTCAGCCAGGCTCTGGAAAAAGCCCGTCAGGAAGGGCAGATTCCAGCGCTCAGCGTAGACATAAGTATAGAGCACCCCCAAAAAACCAATTATGGTGACTATGCCACCAGCCTGCCTTTGCGGCTGGCCAAGGCTACCGGCAAACGCCCCATGGAGCTGGCTGAAATACTGGCCGGCTATATTGAACCAGGTGAAGGCATTTCCAAAGTAAGCGTAGCCCCTCCCGGCTTTATAAATTTCACTTTTTCCAAAGAGTGGCTGTGCAATCTGGTAAAAACCATCCTCAGCGAAGCTGAAAGCTACGGTAATATAAATATGGGCGGCGGCAGCCGCGTTCAAATAGAGTTTGTCAGCGCCAACCCCACCGGGCCTATTCATATAGGGCATGGGCGGGGGGCAGTGCTGGGCAGCACCCTTTCAAATGTGCTTAAAGCGGCCGGTTATTATGTTGAAGAGGAATTTTATATCAATGATGCCGGCAGCCAGATAGACGCTTTCAAACGCACCCTGTTTGCCCGCTACCAGCAGGCTCTGGGTAAAGATGCGGCTGTGCCTCAGGACGGTTATCACGGACAGTACATGGTAGAGCTGGCGGCCGAAATGGTAGCCAAATACGGGGACAAATACCTGCAAATGCCGCTTGAAATAGCCCAAAATGACCTGGGGGAGATAGGCATGGCACGTATGCTCTGCCTTATAAGCGATGACCTGAAGTCCCTCAAAGTGGATTTTGACGTCTGGTTTTCAGAGAGGTCTCTATATAGCGGCGGGCAGTATAAAACCGCCATGGATATACTTTCGGCCAACAACTATATTGCCGAAAGGGACAATGCCACCTGGTTCAGCTCCACCCTGCTGGGAGACAGCAAGGACAACGTAATAGTCCGCAGTGACGGCACACCTACTTATTTTGCGTCTGATATTGCTTACCACTACAACAAGTTCATTGAACGCAAATTTGACCGGGTTATAAATATCTGGGGGGCAGACCATCAGGGGCATGTATCCCGCATGAAAGCCATGCTAAGCGCTCTGGGTATCAACCCCGAACGTCTTACTACCCTGCTTTTCCAGATGATTACCCTGAAACGGGGCGGTGAGCTGGTACGCCTTTCCAAACGCACCGGTGAAATGATAAGCCTGAGTGAGGTTATTGAGGAAGTGGGGGCAGACGCCTGCCGTTTCTTCTTCCTGTCCCGCTCCACCGAAAGCCAGATGGATTTTGATTTGGAGCTGGCCAAAAAGGAATCAGCCGAAAACCCGGTTTATTATGTCCAGTATGCCCATGCCCGTATCTGCAGTATTTTGTCTCTGGCAAAAGAAAAAGGGATTTCTTACAGCGGCGGGGATACCGCTTTGCTTGGGGAAGAAGCCGAGCTTGAACTTATCCGCAAGATGGCCGAACTGCCCGAGATTGTGGAGACTGTGGCCCGCACCCTTGAACCCCACCACCTGACCTATTACGCCCAGGAACTGGCTAATGCTTTCCACCAGTTTTACAAAGACTGCCGGGTGATTTCAGATAATACTGAACTAAGCTCAGCCCGCCTGAAACTGGTAGATGCCAGCCGTATTGTGCTGGCCAGAACCTTGCACCTTATGGGTATGACCTCACCCCAAAGCATGTAA
- a CDS encoding DegV family protein, which yields MSVKIVTDSTVDLLPETIKELGITVVPVYVMSGSKTYRDGLDITQTEIYNRMLAGEQFTTSQPTPADFANAYKTLSKETDQIVSLIMGAKLSGTYNSALQGRELAQSSSNIELIDTKATSGALGLLATQAAEMAKMGESAGNIINSIKSYIPQVHIWALLDTIKYVLKSGRLSSASNLISGVLSIRPMLTLRDGSLWPASIHRTRNKGIEKLTELVKNNRNLEAVQIVQSVDLVEAQSMKEKLADFIDQSKIHISQLGPALGVHGGPGTLVVAIREKLSGIGTAISDETEDKKSFKLPSIHLPKLGFSSLH from the coding sequence TTGAGCGTAAAAATAGTTACCGACAGCACAGTGGATTTACTTCCGGAAACTATAAAAGAACTGGGCATTACGGTAGTACCGGTATACGTAATGTCGGGCAGTAAAACCTATCGGGACGGGCTGGATATAACCCAAACCGAAATCTACAACCGAATGCTGGCAGGTGAGCAATTCACCACCTCCCAGCCCACCCCGGCTGATTTTGCCAATGCATATAAAACGCTTTCAAAGGAAACTGACCAGATAGTCTCCCTGATTATGGGTGCCAAACTATCAGGCACTTATAATTCGGCGTTGCAGGGGCGTGAACTGGCACAAAGCAGCAGCAATATAGAGCTCATAGATACCAAGGCTACTTCCGGAGCTTTGGGTTTGCTGGCTACTCAGGCGGCTGAAATGGCAAAAATGGGTGAAAGTGCCGGGAATATAATAAACAGCATCAAGAGCTATATCCCCCAGGTACATATCTGGGCTTTGCTGGATACCATAAAATATGTGCTGAAGAGCGGGCGTCTCAGCAGTGCATCCAACCTTATCAGCGGGGTTTTGAGTATCCGCCCCATGCTTACCCTTAGAGACGGCTCTCTCTGGCCGGCCAGTATCCACCGCACCCGCAATAAAGGTATTGAAAAACTGACCGAACTGGTAAAAAATAACCGCAATCTGGAAGCGGTTCAGATAGTTCAAAGTGTAGATCTGGTGGAAGCTCAAAGCATGAAGGAAAAACTGGCTGATTTTATTGACCAGAGTAAAATCCATATCTCACAACTTGGACCTGCTCTGGGTGTTCACGGCGGTCCCGGCACTCTGGTTGTGGCTATCAGGGAAAAGCTAAGCGGGATTGGAACCGCAATTTCAGATGAAACGGAAGACAAGAAGTCATTTAAACTGCCCTCTATCCACCTACCCAAGCTGGGTTTTTCCAGCCTGCATTAG
- a CDS encoding DegV family protein, translating to MNVQIVIDSTSDISPQMAKEMGNVHIMPLTVSFGNEHFQDGIDITPDEFYTRLPQDENIPTTTQPLPGYVIDLVTRLSEQTDQILILTLSQKLSGTYQSAMYTKKTLESPACRIEVFDTNLTTLGHGLRAFRASDMAKEGANLDQILEELRKPHNYLAGVMYFDTLKYLARGGRIGKAQSLLGAMLSFKPIITVQDGEVSPVTRVRSHQAGMDYLYNYAASRKNIRYLGVEHANTPEVAESLIDRLGNIFPKEKIIRSRIGPVIGTSIGPNAVCVVAWADA from the coding sequence TTGAATGTCCAGATTGTAATTGACAGCACATCTGATATTTCACCCCAAATGGCCAAAGAGATGGGGAATGTCCATATAATGCCGCTCACCGTATCTTTCGGAAACGAACACTTTCAGGACGGCATAGATATAACTCCTGATGAATTTTACACCCGCCTGCCCCAAGACGAAAATATCCCCACCACTACCCAACCTCTTCCCGGATATGTAATAGATTTGGTGACCCGTCTTTCGGAACAAACCGACCAGATACTTATCCTTACCCTTTCCCAGAAACTCAGCGGTACTTACCAGTCGGCAATGTATACCAAAAAAACTCTGGAAAGCCCCGCCTGCCGTATAGAGGTATTTGATACAAACCTGACCACACTGGGACACGGACTCAGGGCTTTTCGGGCATCGGACATGGCCAAAGAAGGGGCAAATCTGGACCAGATACTGGAAGAACTCCGAAAGCCCCATAACTATCTGGCGGGAGTCATGTACTTTGATACTCTGAAGTATCTGGCCAGAGGCGGGCGGATTGGCAAAGCCCAGAGCCTGCTGGGGGCTATGCTTTCATTCAAGCCCATTATTACCGTTCAGGACGGAGAGGTCAGCCCGGTAACCAGAGTGCGTTCCCATCAGGCGGGTATGGATTACCTTTACAACTATGCCGCCAGCCGCAAGAATATCCGCTATCTGGGGGTTGAACACGCCAACACACCCGAAGTAGCCGAAAGTCTGATAGACCGTTTGGGTAATATTTTCCCTAAAGAAAAGATAATCCGCTCACGGATAGGCCCGGTAATCGGCACATCTATCGGCCCTAATGCTGTCTGCGTGGTAGCCTGGGCAGATGCCTAG
- a CDS encoding Lrp/AsnC ligand binding domain-containing protein — MSAKAFVLIEAAPAQAGKIADNLREISGICSIDAVTGPYDIIAVVERDTLTGIGDFITSKIQAAEGITRTVTCLVL, encoded by the coding sequence ATGTCTGCCAAAGCCTTTGTCCTTATTGAGGCCGCTCCTGCCCAGGCGGGGAAAATAGCTGACAACCTCAGGGAGATTAGCGGTATATGCAGTATAGATGCGGTTACCGGTCCGTATGATATTATTGCCGTGGTAGAGCGGGACACCCTTACCGGAATAGGTGATTTTATCACCTCAAAGATACAGGCGGCAGAGGGTATTACCCGCACCGTTACCTGTCTGGTCCTCTGA
- a CDS encoding DegV family protein produces the protein MTVKIVTDSTSDISQKLAAELGITVVPLTVSFDNEHFKDGLSITPDQFFSRLTSQNIFPTTTQPSPGIFLETFEKLCGETDEILVITLSSKLSGTYSSAKNAAEMIHGRCHVEVIDSEKVIMGTGLLTIYAAELAKTGLNLKELSQTIRQKMADCHPIMYFDTLTYLHKGGRMGKAQSLVGSLLSIKPILKMEDGIICPLSKVRSRRAGMDYLYKFITAFPKIKYLAVEHATSPEDADELVSKLGEILPKVKIYRSQIGPVVGAYTGANAVAVTVLEDK, from the coding sequence ATGACAGTCAAAATAGTAACCGACAGCACTTCGGATATCAGCCAGAAGCTGGCCGCTGAACTGGGCATAACCGTAGTTCCGCTGACAGTTTCGTTTGACAATGAACACTTTAAAGACGGCCTAAGCATAACACCTGACCAGTTTTTCAGCCGCCTTACTTCTCAAAATATATTCCCCACTACCACCCAGCCTTCACCGGGAATATTTCTGGAAACATTTGAAAAACTATGCGGAGAAACAGACGAGATACTGGTTATCACCCTTTCCTCAAAACTTTCCGGTACTTATTCATCTGCTAAAAATGCCGCCGAGATGATACACGGCCGCTGCCATGTGGAAGTAATAGATTCCGAAAAGGTCATAATGGGAACCGGGCTGCTGACTATTTATGCCGCCGAACTGGCCAAAACCGGTCTCAATCTTAAGGAACTCAGCCAGACTATCCGCCAAAAAATGGCAGACTGCCACCCCATCATGTACTTTGATACCCTGACTTACCTCCACAAGGGAGGGCGAATGGGTAAAGCTCAAAGTCTGGTGGGGTCGCTGCTTTCTATAAAACCCATTTTGAAAATGGAAGACGGCATTATCTGCCCCCTTTCCAAAGTGCGTTCCCGCAGAGCCGGCATGGATTACCTGTATAAATTTATCACCGCTTTCCCTAAGATAAAATACCTGGCGGTAGAACACGCCACCAGCCCGGAAGATGCGGATGAACTGGTATCTAAACTGGGAGAAATACTGCCCAAAGTGAAAATATACCGGTCGCAAATTGGACCGGTGGTAGGCGCCTATACCGGGGCGAATGCGGTAGCCGTTACCGTTCTGGAAGACAAATAA
- a CDS encoding DAK2 domain-containing protein: MTQNGNISGAQFRDMVAAATNWLEKSSQDIDALNVFPVPDGDTGTNMLLTMRSAVEETYKYNDPNVSTVALAIAKGSLMGARGNSGVILSQIWRGVSIALKDKAAICASDWAAAMKQASETAYQGLNNPVEGTILTVLRDVATTSQQEVDNGITSVSELVEKGMNAAGESVANTPSLLPALREAGVVDAGGQGFYTILEGALHFLRGEIEDMQFRKSRVITGNIPTGNLSGQYVVDDEEAFGYCTEFLLKGENMDIDKIRERLKKKGVSLIVVGDPTTVRVHIHTLKPGSVMNYVCDLGTMHKVSVRNMDEQHEDFLALQKERMPAVDTAIVAVVAGDGLKEVFKSLGAQSIISGGQTMNPSTKDILQAVEAAPSDKVIILPNNKNIILTAIQVENLTKKKIKVIPSITIPQGVAALLAFDYEADFETNFNLMKEAKENVKTIEITRAVRSTKLNDLNIKKKQAIGLLDDELCAVGDEPKAVLDEIISKLDLSKSEVITVYYGADTTEDEAKILETELIEKYPSLQVEMVNGGQPHYNYTVSIE, translated from the coding sequence ATGACACAGAACGGAAACATCAGCGGTGCCCAATTTAGAGATATGGTGGCAGCTGCTACAAACTGGCTGGAGAAAAGCTCTCAGGATATAGACGCTTTAAACGTGTTCCCCGTTCCTGACGGGGATACCGGTACAAATATGTTACTCACCATGCGCTCAGCGGTAGAAGAAACTTATAAATACAATGACCCGAATGTCTCAACCGTAGCCCTGGCCATAGCCAAGGGCTCTTTAATGGGTGCCCGCGGCAACAGCGGTGTTATCCTCTCCCAAATATGGCGGGGTGTTTCCATTGCCCTGAAGGATAAAGCTGCTATATGCGCCTCTGACTGGGCGGCAGCCATGAAACAGGCCTCGGAGACCGCTTACCAGGGGCTGAATAACCCGGTGGAAGGCACTATCCTGACTGTACTAAGAGATGTTGCCACCACCAGCCAGCAAGAGGTTGATAACGGCATAACCAGTGTAAGTGAGTTGGTTGAAAAAGGTATGAATGCGGCCGGTGAATCTGTAGCCAATACCCCCAGCCTGCTGCCTGCCCTGCGTGAAGCCGGAGTGGTAGATGCCGGCGGACAGGGTTTTTATACCATACTGGAGGGGGCTCTCCATTTCCTGCGGGGCGAAATTGAGGACATGCAGTTCCGCAAATCACGGGTTATTACCGGAAATATACCTACCGGAAATTTGTCCGGGCAATATGTGGTAGATGACGAAGAAGCCTTTGGCTACTGTACCGAGTTTTTGCTCAAAGGCGAAAATATGGATATTGACAAGATACGTGAGCGGCTGAAGAAAAAGGGCGTTTCGCTTATAGTAGTTGGTGACCCCACCACCGTAAGGGTGCATATACATACCCTAAAGCCGGGCAGTGTTATGAACTACGTGTGTGACCTGGGTACTATGCACAAGGTCAGCGTACGCAATATGGACGAACAGCACGAAGACTTTTTAGCCCTGCAAAAGGAACGCATGCCGGCAGTGGATACCGCTATTGTGGCCGTAGTTGCCGGTGACGGGCTGAAAGAGGTTTTTAAAAGTCTGGGCGCCCAGAGTATTATCTCCGGCGGACAGACCATGAACCCGTCTACCAAAGATATTTTACAGGCAGTGGAAGCCGCCCCTTCTGACAAGGTAATAATACTGCCGAACAATAAAAACATTATCCTGACAGCTATTCAGGTAGAAAACCTGACCAAGAAAAAAATAAAGGTTATACCCAGCATCACCATACCCCAGGGCGTGGCCGCCCTGCTGGCTTTCGACTATGAGGCAGACTTTGAAACAAACTTCAACCTGATGAAGGAAGCCAAAGAAAACGTTAAGACCATTGAGATAACCAGGGCAGTCCGCTCTACCAAGCTGAATGACCTTAATATAAAGAAAAAACAGGCTATCGGCCTGCTGGATGACGAACTTTGTGCGGTGGGTGATGAACCCAAGGCTGTACTTGATGAAATAATATCCAAACTGGACCTTTCCAAGTCAGAGGTTATCACCGTATATTACGGAGCGGACACAACCGAAGACGAAGCCAAAATACTGGAGACTGAGCTTATAGAAAAGTATCCATCGCTTCAGGTTGAGATGGTGAATGGGGGACAGCCCCATTATAACTACACCGTTTCTATTGAATAG
- the recG gene encoding ATP-dependent DNA helicase RecG — protein MGADTGAFKKILQLEVQKGFADNAVMGGLDHFLSRWAKEAATGINNPDDLLEFHKLKLSDPGYARMSEDKRHKWITEVLAFLPKLENQPAGAPVTCKVSKAKSATKTPARPKTDGCPPALDGDISLVKGISAATAPKFHKMGINTVRDLLYYFPNRHLDYSRLKKISQLEAGSEQTIIANVWQSKVNYMGGRRSTEAVLGDDTGNMRAVWFNNPYMVRNLKPNARVVLSGRVSIFNGRPVFESPEWEELPDEADLIHTGRLVPVYSLTAGLHQRSLRRLMKNFIDISTPGISDFLPEDTLKRTRLLPLAEAIRQAHFPDTEELKDAARNRLAFDELFILQLGVLAKKKRWQEQTGQALKVNLPAIDHFISRLPFKLTDAQTKCLADIKADISKNVPMSRLLQGEVGSGKTIVAVISLFTAAANGLQGAFMAPTEILAEQHFKSVTRLFASIAKVSTLLDGVYTFEGLLDRPLRVALMISDMKSSQKDILKEKIKKGEIDIAIGTHALIQKEIRFKSLGLAVIDEQHRFGVEQRSALRSKGINPHILIMTATPIPRTLALTLYGDLDLSVIDELPPGRQSIKTRWLKPEQRNSAYNFIRKQIEAGRQAFIICPLVEESEAIQAKAATAEYETLSSEVFPEYKVALLHGRMNATEKESIMKHFNEGKMDILVSTPVVEVGIDIPNATVMLVESADRFGLSQLHQFRGRVGRGTEQSYCMFLAENPSLLGQERLSIIESTQDGFKLAEEDLRLRGPGEFFGTRQSGLPDLRMASISDVGLLEQARKEANRLFESDPELNLPENKALEEEIRRVWPKKSEWS, from the coding sequence TTGGGAGCAGATACCGGCGCCTTTAAAAAAATACTTCAGCTGGAAGTACAAAAAGGTTTTGCTGATAACGCCGTTATGGGCGGGCTGGACCACTTTCTGTCCCGCTGGGCAAAGGAAGCCGCAACGGGTATAAATAACCCTGATGACCTGCTTGAATTTCACAAACTGAAACTCTCTGACCCGGGTTATGCCCGAATGTCAGAGGATAAACGCCATAAGTGGATAACCGAAGTGCTGGCATTTCTGCCCAAGCTGGAAAACCAGCCTGCAGGTGCGCCTGTAACCTGCAAAGTGTCCAAAGCCAAATCTGCTACCAAAACACCTGCCAGACCGAAAACAGACGGCTGCCCACCAGCCCTTGACGGGGATATTTCTTTAGTAAAAGGCATAAGTGCCGCTACCGCCCCCAAATTTCATAAAATGGGCATCAATACAGTACGCGATCTGCTTTATTATTTTCCAAACCGCCATCTGGATTACAGCCGCCTGAAAAAAATATCCCAGCTGGAAGCAGGGTCTGAACAGACCATAATTGCCAATGTCTGGCAGTCCAAGGTGAATTACATGGGAGGACGCCGCTCAACCGAGGCGGTACTGGGGGACGATACCGGCAATATGCGGGCGGTCTGGTTTAACAACCCCTATATGGTGCGTAATCTGAAACCAAATGCCAGAGTGGTGCTTTCGGGGCGGGTTTCCATATTTAATGGCAGACCCGTATTTGAATCCCCCGAATGGGAGGAACTGCCTGACGAAGCTGACCTTATCCATACCGGGCGTTTAGTGCCGGTTTACTCCCTGACCGCCGGTCTTCACCAGCGAAGCCTGCGCCGCCTGATGAAAAACTTTATAGATATTTCCACCCCCGGTATTTCAGATTTTCTGCCGGAAGATACCCTTAAAAGAACCCGCCTGCTGCCGCTTGCCGAAGCTATCCGGCAGGCACATTTTCCTGATACGGAAGAATTGAAAGACGCCGCTCGCAACAGGCTGGCATTTGATGAGCTGTTTATCCTCCAGCTTGGAGTGCTGGCTAAGAAAAAACGTTGGCAAGAACAAACAGGACAGGCTTTAAAGGTAAACCTGCCCGCTATAGACCATTTTATTTCCCGTCTGCCGTTTAAACTGACTGATGCCCAGACCAAATGTCTGGCTGATATAAAGGCTGATATTTCCAAGAATGTGCCCATGTCCCGCCTGCTTCAGGGGGAAGTGGGTTCGGGAAAGACCATAGTCGCCGTTATTTCCCTGTTTACCGCCGCTGCCAACGGGCTTCAGGGAGCATTTATGGCACCTACCGAGATACTGGCTGAACAGCATTTTAAAAGTGTCACCCGCCTGTTTGCCTCTATCGCCAAAGTGAGCACCCTTCTGGACGGGGTGTATACCTTTGAAGGGTTGCTAGACCGCCCGCTCAGGGTCGCTTTGATGATAAGCGATATGAAATCCAGCCAGAAAGATATCCTGAAGGAAAAGATTAAAAAAGGCGAGATTGATATAGCCATTGGCACCCATGCCCTTATCCAGAAGGAAATCCGCTTCAAGTCCCTGGGGCTGGCTGTTATAGACGAGCAGCACCGCTTCGGGGTGGAACAACGCTCTGCCCTCAGGAGCAAGGGAATAAACCCCCACATACTTATCATGACCGCCACCCCCATACCCCGCACCTTGGCTTTAACGCTGTACGGAGACCTTGACCTTTCAGTCATAGATGAGCTGCCGCCCGGACGCCAGAGCATAAAAACCCGCTGGCTGAAACCCGAACAGCGTAACAGTGCCTATAATTTTATACGCAAACAGATTGAGGCAGGACGGCAGGCATTTATAATCTGCCCTTTGGTAGAAGAATCTGAGGCGATACAGGCCAAAGCCGCCACCGCCGAATATGAAACCCTATCTTCAGAGGTGTTTCCTGAATACAAAGTAGCTTTGCTGCACGGGCGGATGAATGCCACTGAAAAAGAAAGTATCATGAAGCACTTTAACGAAGGCAAAATGGACATACTGGTTTCCACCCCGGTTGTGGAGGTGGGTATAGATATTCCTAACGCAACCGTAATGCTGGTAGAAAGCGCCGACCGTTTTGGCCTTTCCCAGCTGCACCAGTTCCGCGGACGGGTGGGCAGAGGAACAGAGCAGAGCTACTGCATGTTTCTGGCCGAAAATCCGTCTCTGCTGGGGCAGGAACGCCTGTCTATCATAGAAAGCACCCAGGACGGCTTTAAGCTGGCTGAGGAAGACCTGCGGCTGCGGGGACCGGGTGAATTTTTCGGCACACGCCAGAGCGGCCTGCCTGACCTGCGCATGGCCAGTATATCTGACGTGGGGTTGCTGGAACAGGCACGCAAGGAAGCTAACCGTTTGTTTGAGTCTGACCCTGAACTAAACCTGCCTGAAAACAAGGCTTTGGAAGAGGAAATAAGGCGGGTATGGCCCAAAAAGAGCGAGTGGAGCTAG
- a CDS encoding DegV family protein, with product MAVKIITDSTSDIPPEMANDMGITVIPLTVSFGSEHFLDNVNLKPDEFYRRLSLSGIYPHTTQPSPLVFKETYEKLMPQAEGILVITISSKLSGTYQSALSAVSMLENPGCPIEIIDSQTVSLALGLLAIKANDLAKCGRNLAEIKETITQSLPDAQPVMFFDTLTYLQKGGRIGRAQSMLGSLLSVKPLLTVRDGIVTPLTRVRSLQAGMDQLYNFAAQHSTLEYVGIGYATSTADALKLKERLAPLFPPEKIYITQVGPVVGTYTGPNTLCINVIGKS from the coding sequence ATGGCGGTAAAAATAATAACCGACAGCACCTCTGACATTCCGCCCGAAATGGCTAACGATATGGGGATTACGGTAATCCCCCTGACTGTCTCTTTTGGCAGCGAACACTTTCTGGATAATGTAAATTTGAAACCTGACGAATTTTACCGCCGCCTTTCCTTAAGCGGCATTTACCCCCATACCACCCAGCCCTCACCGCTTGTCTTTAAAGAAACCTATGAAAAACTTATGCCGCAGGCCGAAGGCATACTGGTTATTACCATATCATCCAAGCTGTCCGGCACCTACCAGTCCGCCCTGAGTGCCGTAAGTATGCTGGAAAACCCCGGCTGCCCTATAGAAATAATAGACTCTCAAACAGTCAGTCTGGCACTGGGTCTGCTGGCTATAAAAGCAAATGATTTGGCAAAATGCGGGAGAAATCTTGCAGAGATAAAAGAGACCATTACCCAAAGCCTGCCTGATGCCCAGCCGGTTATGTTTTTTGATACCCTGACCTACCTGCAAAAAGGCGGGAGAATAGGCCGTGCCCAAAGCATGCTGGGTTCACTTCTTTCGGTAAAGCCGCTGCTTACGGTACGTGACGGTATAGTAACTCCCTTAACCAGAGTACGCTCACTGCAAGCCGGCATGGACCAGCTTTACAACTTTGCCGCCCAGCACAGCACTCTTGAGTATGTGGGTATTGGTTATGCCACATCTACCGCTGATGCCCTAAAACTAAAGGAACGCCTTGCTCCCCTGTTCCCGCCTGAAAAAATATACATAACCCAGGTAGGGCCGGTAGTGGGCACATATACAGGGCCGAATACCCTGTGTATAAACGTAATCGGAAAAAGTTGA
- the rpmB gene encoding 50S ribosomal protein L28, translating to MKCEMCGKTPTFGHNVSHSKRRTNRVWMPNIHSAKVAVNGTEVRMKLCTRCIRSQAKLAKTA from the coding sequence ATGAAATGTGAAATGTGTGGTAAGACCCCTACATTTGGGCATAATGTAAGCCATTCCAAGAGGCGCACTAACCGCGTCTGGATGCCGAATATCCATTCTGCCAAAGTTGCAGTCAACGGCACTGAGGTTCGCATGAAGCTCTGCACCCGTTGTATCCGTTCTCAGGCCAAGCTTGCTAAAACTGCTTAA
- a CDS encoding HNH endonuclease → MTDEIKPGQVISYLDMCQAESVNLQKGMNFKLRNGHNIILMSVRNGAPYADRFESDGTILIYEGHDVNKTPELVNPKNIDQPMYTPGHKLTANGLFYEAAQKAKQHKIFPKVRVYEKIKPGIWVYNGVFNLIDAWQEPSDNRKLFKFKLELTSEITNEIATPILDADIRAIPSDIKRIVWARDQGKCVKCGNNSNLHFDHVIPYSKGGSSLIAENIQLLCASCNLSKHTSIE, encoded by the coding sequence ATGACAGATGAGATTAAACCGGGACAGGTAATATCCTATCTTGATATGTGCCAAGCAGAGTCAGTCAATCTACAAAAAGGGATGAATTTCAAACTACGCAATGGTCACAATATTATACTTATGAGTGTGCGTAATGGAGCACCTTACGCTGACAGATTTGAGAGCGATGGAACTATACTTATATACGAAGGACATGATGTAAACAAAACACCAGAACTCGTTAACCCTAAAAACATTGACCAGCCGATGTACACCCCAGGACATAAACTTACTGCTAACGGCCTTTTCTATGAAGCCGCTCAAAAAGCCAAGCAACACAAAATATTTCCTAAAGTTCGTGTTTATGAAAAGATAAAACCCGGAATATGGGTTTATAATGGTGTTTTCAACCTAATTGATGCTTGGCAAGAGCCCTCTGATAATCGTAAACTCTTTAAGTTCAAACTAGAGCTAACTTCAGAGATTACTAATGAAATAGCAACGCCTATTTTAGATGCTGATATAAGGGCTATACCTTCAGATATAAAACGAATTGTTTGGGCTAGAGACCAAGGTAAATGCGTAAAGTGCGGCAACAATTCAAACCTTCATTTTGACCATGTTATCCCCTATTCCAAAGGTGGGTCATCGTTAATAGCTGAAAATATTCAACTACTATGTGCCAGTTGTAACCTCAGCAAACATACTAGCATCGAGTAA